Genomic window (Prosthecochloris aestuarii DSM 271):
ATCCCATTTACCGGAATTAGCTTCATCAACCAGCCTGCTCAAGGCAAAAATCTCATCCAGACCCGGCTGGGTTGTCAGTTCGGAAGCCATGCCGCTGTCTATCCCCTGGTTCTTATATGAAGAAGAAACGAATTTCTGAAAACCCGACATATTCTTCTTCAGCTCATAGATCGTATCGACCTCAAGTCCATAGAGGTTTTTTTCAATCTGCTGAGGCTCATTTCTTCCGATCTGCGTATCAAACACATCCGAAAGGGAATGAGCAGGGTCTGAAGACATGATCAGAACCCGTTTATTCTGTCTTGCCAGGGCAACAGCGGTTGACGATGAAATTGTCGTTTTGCCGGTTCCGCCTTTACCGGAATAAATGATCACCCTTGGCTTCGACTTGCCACCTTCTTCAAGGTCACGAGACAGCATAAAAAATCTCTCCTTTTTGTATCACATCACATAAACCGCCGCATCACTCCTAACAGAATCAGCCGCGCCGGCTGTAAAGCATAAAAAGTACCATTTTTCCAGCTTTAGAGAAAGCTAATCTTTTTCTCCAATGCCATGGCAAGCTGTCTCATATACTCCTCATGGTCGATCTCCACCGCACCAAGGAACTCAAGATGAGGGTTCATGATCTGGGCATCAAGAAGATCAAAGCGTTGTAATTTCAACTGTCTAACCAGTGCATCAAAGGCAACCTTCGACGCATTGGGCTGACGAAAAAACATCGACTCTCCAAAAAAAGCACCTCCCAGAGCGATCCCGTACAATCCTCCGGCAAGCTCCCCATCCGCATAACATTCGACACTGTGAGCCAATCCCAGTGAGTGCAGCTCGAGATAGACAGCGACAATCTCGTCCGAAATCCATGTTTCGCTCTCGTGACGCCGCGGCTTAGCGCAATGCGCTATGACAGCGTTAAAATCGCGGTTGATTTGGATATCGAACACGTTATCCCGAACCAATCGGCGCACAACCCTTGACGCACGGTAGGTATCGAGTGGAAAAACAGCTCTTCTTCTGGGACGGCACCAGTAGACATTTCCGTCATCCGGATCACCCATCGGAAAATATCCGTGCAGGTAGGCTCTGAGTACATCCCTGACATTCAGCATGTCTGACTCCGATTCACTCAGGACGAACTCCGGCCGCAATCCGACCAGGCCGCTTCAACATACTTCGACAGCCCGTCCCAGTCTTTTCGAGATATCCAGTCGGAAATATAGTCCACCGTTCTGCTGTAGCAAAGCGGTTCCCCGTCAGGTTTCGAAAGCCAGTCGCGAAGAATCCCGCCATCAAGCTTATGCATTGTCATGCCGTAGCCAAGTGTATCGATAGCCAGCGCATTCGACTCCTGTTCAATCTGGCCGTCAAGAGGGCGAAGCAAAAGCCTCTTGCCAAGGTGAAGTGCTTCACCGGGAAGTTCGAATCCGGCATTGCACACAACCCCGTTACACTCCTGAAGATCAGAGAGAAATCCCTCCCGGCAATACGCCCTGTAATGCAGATGGCCGTCATCACGATCTTCTGCAACCTTGCCGTATATGAAAAACTCATAGCCGTCAAAAGAACGCACAAACGCCTCGATATCATCTATCTCCTCAAAAGGAAGATAGACAAGAATCTTATTGCTGACCAGGGGCCTGCAACCGGCATCATAGAGGCTGGCGGGGATAACAGGAGGAAAAACCGGCTGATTGAAATGGTGCCAGTGCAGACCGGCATTGTAGCGAGCAGGAGCAAAATTCAACAGCGTATAACGTTCAAAAATATTTCCACGAGCGATCGGAACACGGTACTTGAACGCGTATTGATGACCGAATCCGACGGTCGGCATGTTCTTCAGTCTTGCCGCCGTTGCCGTCACAGGCTCGAAATCGGTAATCACAAGATCGACCCCCGTCATATCAAGCTCCAGAACATCGGTCATCAGTCGGGCAAGATCCATCTGGAACATTGTTTCGATATAATTCATCCTGCCTCGATAGGTCACCAGCGTCAACCCTTTGAGTACACGGTACGGGGAAAACGTATCAATCTCTTTGAACTCCTCTTCTCTGCGGCCGCTCAATATCACATCAACCTCATGACCGATCTCGCGAAGCTTTGTTACCAGTTCCCTGCTTCGGCTGATATGGCCGTTACCAGTTCCCTGAACACCAAAAAGGATTTTCATATTCCAGAATGTTTATGACAGGCCGAACGACCTCGCGGACGAACGACAGCTATGAAACAATTGTAAGATTAGCGTACTGAACCATAAGGGTTTTTTCGCCGGCATTCCTGAACTTGATCTGTGCTTTCTGACGAGAACCGCTACCCTGAACCGCCATAACCACGCCAGGCCCGAACATAGCATGATGAACCCTCGTTCCGGCTTTCATGTCCGAAGTTTTTTTCACCCCGGCCCCCTCACCACGAGGTCGCTCATGGAATGATGACGGAACGGAAGAACGGCCATTGAAACGCCCGGCCTGTTGAACGCCCTGACGCGGCCGCTCTCTCTCCATGCGGGACTCCGAGAGAAGCCGCCCCCCTTCAGACTCGACAATATCGCTATCAACCTCATCGATAAACATCGAACGAATGCAGCCCTGCGGCTGACCATAATGGTAACGGCTCTTGGACCAGGACAAATACAGTTTCTCCTGAGCGCGGGTCAAGGCAACATAAAACAAGCGCCTCTCCTCCTCCAGTTCCTCCTGCTCATAGTAATTGAGAGGAAAGAGCTTTTCCTCAAGACCGGTAATAAATACTACGGGAAACTCCAGCCCCTTGGCTGCGTGAACGGTCATGAGTGAAACATAGTTATCAGATTCCTGTATCTCATCGGAATCCGTTGCAAGAGCAATATCGTTCATAAAGTCATTCAAGCCGTTTGCCCCCTGATGATGGTCTGAAAAATCACGGGCCATCGACAGCAACTCCTGAAGATTTTCATACCGCGCCATCGCCTCGGGCGTATTTTCAGCCCGTAGCAGTAAAGGAATCCCTGTCAACTCGTACAAAGAGTTGAGCACGTCATAGACAGACCCTTCCCGGGAAATCTCTTTAAGCTGCTCGATAATCGAGCTGAACGCATTGAGTGCGTTGAGCAACCTTGCCTGAAAGCCCCCCTCGGCAGCATGACGGATAGCACCGTAGAGCGACAGGTTCCTCGATTCGGCAAAATCACGCAGTTTGTTGATGCTGACATCTCCAATCTTGCGCGGAGGGAAATTAATAACGCGCAGCAGCGACTCGTTATCGTGGTCATTGAGAATAAAGCGGAGGTACGCTATAGCGTCCTTGATCTCCTTGCGCTTATAGAAGGATACACTACCGAAAATTCTGTAGGGAAGACGATGCAGCCGCAACACATCCTCAAGGACCCTCGACTGGGCATTGGTGCGGTAAAAGACTGCAAAATCCCTGTATTCGTAGTCCTTCGACAATTTCAGGGAACGGATATACTCCCCAACCTTGTCCGCCTCGCGTTTCTCGTTGAACGATTCGATCAGGGTCAGAGGCTCGCCGGTGCTTTTGTGGGAGACAAGCTCTTTTTCAATCTGTCGGCGGTTTTTTCTGATGATGCCGTTGGCAGCCTTGAGAATCGTCTGCGTACTGCGATAGTTCTCGACCAGCTTGAACACCGACGAATCGGGGTAATCCTGCTGGAAGTTCAGAATGTTGGTGATATCGGCGCCACGCCAGGAATAAATTGACTGGGCATCATCTCCCACGACAAAAATATTGCGGTGTTTCGATGCCAACTGTTTGGCAACAAGGTACTGCGCCCGGTTGGTGTCCTGGTACTCGTCTATGAGAATATATCGGAAATAGTCCTGCAGCTGCTCAAGAAGCTGAGGACTTTCAACAAACAACTCCAGCGGCTTGATGAGAAGATCATCGAAATCAAGAGCATTGTTTTCCTTCAGCTTTCGCGTATACACCTCATACACCTTTGCCGCTTTCTGCTGGTTGTAATCAGCAGCGTCGCGCTGAAACTGCGGAGGAAGAATAAAATTGTTCTTTGCCCGGCTGATAATACCCTGTATGGTATTGACCGGAACCGAATCAGTATCGATATTCAACTCTTTCATCACCTGCTTCACCAGGCTTTTGCTGTCATCCGAATCGTATATCGAAAAATTGGAGTTATAGCCGATAAGATGGATATAGTTTCGCAGAATACGGGCAAAAACAGAGTGAAATGTCCCGATCCATAATCCCCGGGTACTGCCCTGATGGAGCAGTTGATCGATTCTGTGCCGCATCTCTTTTGCCGCCTTGTTGGTAAAGGTCAAGGCAAGTATCTGGTGCGGCTCAACCCGCTCCTGCTCGATAAGATAGGCGATCCTGTAGGTAATAACCCGTGTCTTGCCGGACCCGGCACCGGCAAGAACCATAACCGGCCCGGATGTCGTCTGAACGGCCTGGCGCTGCACATCGTTCAACTGCTGAAGAATATCACTCAAAGTACAATCATGGAAAATAGTGGTTTGAAAATTCGGACCTGTAGAATTTCGTATAATTTTCCGTTTCTGCAAACCAGCTCAACAACTCAAGGGGACCTCTATTAATTTGTCAGTGAGCGATCTGAAGACAGGGGGAACGGGGCGCAGAAACCGGAATCCCGACAAGTCGGGATGAGGATTTCGAGCACCGACCAACGAAGTATTCGGGTCGCGCAACAAATTTATCGCGGTGCCCTCAAAGAGCAGGTCAGCTAAACGAGCACACTCACAGCCTGCAGAGATCCAGATCAAGCGCCCCTCAGCTATCATACAAAGCAGATGTTGCTTCAGCCATCTCGAAATCCTTTTCCGAAACCCCTTTGAGTTCATGACTCCACCAGCTCACCTGAACGCTGCCCCACTCGACCACCATCATCGGATGGTGGTCAGCCTTTTCGGCCAGCATTGCCACCTGTACGCAAAACGCCACCGCGCCTGAAAAATCATCGAAAGCAAAAACACGAAAAAGGCGTCCGACTCCCTCAGGCCTCACGACCTCCCATCCCGCAATATGAGGAAGCCTGCTGACAATTTCTTCATCAGTACATTTTTTCATGCCGCAATACATTAAAAGGTGAAAAAATATCGCCCCCCGACAGCCGGACAAAGGCAACGCAGTTCAGGTTCATGCCGCCTACCCGCATTCAAGAACAAGACCCTCGTGGGGTGAAAGCTTCACTCTGACCCGATGCTCATCAGCAACAAAATCAATATTTTTTTGCTGATGTTGAGTACTGAATACCTTGAAGACTAAAGACGTATCGGAGGTGAAATGATTATGAGAAAAGCTGATATCGATCCCGGTAGACGTAAAGTTTGCAAGCACAAAAGCAGATTGTTGCCCTGAAAATCTCCGAAAACCTATACAGTTACTTGTTTCATGGACATTGATATCCAAATGTTCGATGTCTCCCTTCCGAAACACATCATGTTTCGACAACATAAATATCTCATGATAGACCTCAGGGAGTTCGCTGTTAAACGGTTCGCTTGCCTGGCGGAGAAGCTGGACCGGAAGCTGCAGTCTGTAGCCTTCGAGCTGCCCCTGATGAATAAGATGCATCCCTGGAACCGTCATGAGAACGAGAGCTGCCGGCAGATGGTTGGGACCAAGTTTTGTTGCCGCCCGCGCCTCATCATGGTTCTCAAGAAAACGGCACAGATGTGACTGATAATTCCATTCAGCCTCCAGATGCCCTTTCAATCTGGTTATCGCAACCGGATGAGCGGTCATATAATCGTAAAACGGTTTATCATAGGTAAAATCAAACCCCTGCTGCTGCAGTTCCCACTCCTTGTCCCAATATGATTCGGCAAGAAAAATAAAATCAGGAAACAACTGTTTAACCGCACTGATGGCTTTGCCCCAGAACTCCTCCGGCATAGGTCCGCTCAGCGACCCCCACGTTGTATCATAAACCGATTTGAGCTCGAGCATTGCCACATCACAACGAACAGCGTCGCACTGTTGAGCGATCGTCATGAGGTTTTCAGTCATCATGTTGTGAGTGGCAAAATGCGAGTAATTAAGCTGGAGCGTATCGGTCCATGAAGGGAAATACGGATCTTTGCCGTGAGCAAGAAAATGGTTATGACGATACTCGAAACAGGATTCAGGATCGATGCACTGCTCCTCAGACGAAACCGTAACGAAAAATTCAGGATGGTCCGGCAACCACTTGTTGTCAAGGGCCATGTGATTGGGCACAAAATCAAGCATCAGCCGAATATCATCCGCTGCCAGACGCTTTCGCAACTCTGCCAGCTCCGACTCATCGCCAAGCAGGGGATTGATCCGGTATTCAGGGATAGAATACGGAGAAGCAACAATATCGCATGGATCAGGATGGTCAATCTGTTCCAGAAAAACAGAACGAAGTCCGCGATGCGAACGGGCAATCGCCTCGCTGTACCTACTCGGCCGCCATATCCCCATCAACCAGATGAAATCAAAACCCGAGTGTTTGAAAAACCTGAACTCGCTGTCAGGAATATTGCCAAGCGTAATAGGCCGCTGATACTGTTCCGAAAGGTGACGAAGCCACACTCTCGTATTGATTTCATAAACAAGTGGAAACATCTGAAAAATAATGGATTTGAAGTTCGTTAACGATGTCGGCAACGCCGAGCAGGCAATATACTATTCATCCCCATCAAACGCGGTAACAGGAAAGGAATTTTAAGCCGCAGGTCCGGGCATCCAACATCGTCATGTCGCAAAGCACACCATCGACATTCATATTTTTCGTACTTTCCAGAAACAACAACAACCTGAAAAGATTCATATGAAATACGTTACCCACACCATCAACCTGGAAACAACAGAACCGGTTCATATCGTCGATATAACAGAAGAGGTCAAAAAAGCCCTTACGGCAAGCTGCCTCAAACAGGGACAGATGACCATCATCAGCCAGCACACCACTGCATTCGTCAATATCAACGAATACGAACCCCGTCTTATGGATGATATGGTCACCTTCCTTAAAAGGCAAGTCCCCCGGGACGGCAACTACGCCCATAACATTGCGCCGATCGACGGCCGCGACAATGCTCACTCTCATCTGATGGGGCTCTTCATGAACAGCTCAGAAACCATCCCCTTCAACCAAACAGGCCTCATGCTCGGCCAATGGCAATCAATATTTTTCATAGAACTTGACGGCCCCAGACCAAAACGCAGCATCCTCCTCCACATGGCAGGAGAGTAGAGAAGAGGTGATTGGTGATTGGTGATTGGTGATTGGTGATTGGTGATTGGTAAGGAATAATGGATTTCAGTCCACGAATTTGCACGAATTAACACGAATTGAGGAAAAAGATTTTTGCCCAAAGAAGGATGAAGTGAATGGTGATTGGTAAATCGTTATTCGTTATCCGTTACCCGTTACCCGTTACCAGTTTGCGCCAAAGGCGCAACTTGTCACTTGTCACGCGTCACTTGTCACTGCGCCGAAGGCGCTCCCCCCTCCCACTCAAAGGGAACTTGCTGAACTTGTTTACGGTTACTTAAAAATACATTTCACTTTTTTTAAGCCGCCTGAACATGACAAAACTACCCTGTTTTCATGAAACCGATGCGTATCGGTCTTTGAATACCATTAATTCACCGGAAGATCTCAAGCGCTTCAAGCCGTCCGAGCTGCAGCAGATCGCCGATGAATGTCGATCGTACCTCATTGACGTCATTGCAGAAAACGGAGGTCATTTCGCATCCAGCCTGGGAGTAGTCGAATTGACGGTAGCGATGCACTATGTGTTCGACTCGCCGAAAGACAAGTTCATCTGGGACGTCGGCCACCAGGCCTACATTCATAAAATTCTGACCGGACGGCGCGACCTTATGCACACCAACCGACGCTTCAACGGTCTTGCGGGATTCCCCAAAATCCATGAAAGCCGCCACGACGCCTTCGGAACAGGTCATGCATCCACATCCATATCGGCAGCCGCAGGTATGGCTGCAGCAAGAGATCTTGAAGGTGGCAATGAAAAAATCATTGCCGTTATAGGAGACGGCAGTATGACAGGAGGAATGGCTTTCGAAGCGATGAACCATCTGGGTGATCTGAAATCCGATGTCCTTGTCATTCTCAACGACAACCAGATGGCCATTTCACCGAGCACAGGAGGGCTCAGAGACTATCTCATCAACATCAGTCTCAACAAAACCTACAACAAACTCAGACAGTTTGTCTGGAACTCCCTCTCGCTGATCAACAATGATGTCGGTGACGCAGCCAAAACAGCCATTCATAAAATTGAAGACGGCATCAAGGCATCGCTCACCCCCGGAGCATTTTTCGAAGCACTTGGCTTCAGATATTTCGGGCCCATTGACGGCCATAACATGGACCAGCTTGTCAAAGCCATGAAAGAAATGCAGGCACTGCCGCATCCAAAGCTGCTCCACGTCATCACAAAAAAAGGAAAAGGGTTCCTGCCGGCAGAGCAGAACCAGAGCGCCTGGCATGCCCACAGCGGAGGATTCGATAGAACAACCGGAGAATCACTGAAGCCTTCACAAAAAAAATCCCCACCAAAATACCAGGAAATTTTCGGCGAAGCACTCACTGAAATTGCCACCAACGACCGTAAAATTGTCGGCATAACTGCCGCCATGCCGAGCGGAACCTCACTCGACATCTTTCAGAAAGCCCATCCCAGGCGGTTTTACGATGTCGGCATCGCAGAACAGCATGCAGTTTCCTTTGCCGCAGGTCTGGCTGCACACGGTTATAAACCCGTGTGCGCTATCTACTCCACATTCCTGCAAAGAGCCTATGACCAGCTCATTCACGACGTCGCGCTGCAGAACCAGCATGTCATCTTTGCCATAGATCGTGCCGGTCTTGTCGGAGAAGATGGACCGACCCATCACGGATCGTTCGATCTCTCCTATCTCCACCCCGTACCCAACATGGTTATCATGGCGCCAAAGGATGGCCAGGAGCTGCGCGATATGCTCTACACCGCTCTCGAACATCATCATGGCCCATCGGCCATTCGCTACCCGAGAGGCCAGGCTGCTGCTATGGAGCTGCGAAAAGAGTTTAAAGCAATAGCAATCGGCAAGGGAGAAATCATACGCGAGGGCAACGACATAGCAATTCTGGCTATCGGCAGCATGGTAGGTCATGCATTACAAGCCGCTGAGATACTCGAAGCAAAAGGAATAGACCCCCTCGTGGCCAACATGAGGTTCGTCAAACCGCTTGACACCCAACTTCTCGACACCATTGCCTCAAGCCATGAAAAGATCGTTGTCATTGAAGAAAACAGTGTCATCGGCGGTCTGGGCAGCGGCATCGGAGACGCTCTGCAGAAAAAAGGCATGAAGAACAAGGTATTCAAAATCGGCCTGCCCGATCAATTCGTCACTCACGGCAGTATGAACGAACTCTACAGCATGCTGGGACTTGACCGTAACGGCCTGGCAGAAACCGTGATAAAGATCTATAACGGCAGCTCCAACGCGGTAAACGACAGTGCCCAGACGATGATACGAACAGAGAGATTAGCATAAATCCCTGCAAGAATATCATCTGTCATGATCCCCCAACCTCCGGCCAGACGCTGCGCACTGTTGACTGGTTCAGGTTTGACGATATCGAAAAAACGAAATGCAGCAAAACCCAAAACCACCGTTACCCAGGTATGAGGCAGGAAAAGAAAAGCAACCCACTGCCCTGCAACCTCATCGATCGTCACCTGGGAAGGATCATGACCATAGAGCGATTCCATCACAGGAGAAACCATAAGGCCAACCAGAAAAGCGACAACGATGAGGGGTATGAGCACCTCGGCAGTGGCGAGAGAAGGAAGCAGAAAATATACCGCCGCCGCAACAAAACTGGTCACGGTTCCAGGTGCAACCGGAAAAAAACCCAGACCGCCACAACTTCCGAAAAAACGGGCCATGAAGAGTTTCATGGCGAATGGTGAACGCTGAGCACTCATGACGTCGTCTTCTCCATTAGATGCTTCCTGTTCTGCAAAAGATACGACACCCCTGTATAAACCGTAAAGAGCGTAATCGCAAGCATGATATAATCAAGGTAGTCTGCAAAGAGAACCTCTCTCATACGTGAAGCAACAGCTGCGCCCGTAAAGGTTGGCTCTGCAAGAAGCATAAACAGCATAATCACATAGGCAAAAATGTTCTGTGAAAGCGTCTTGTATTTCGCTTCACTGCTTGTAACGACAGGGCGGTCCTTCCATTCAGCATAGACTCTCAGAACGGTAACCACGATATCACGCAAAGCCACAAGAACAACCATCCACAAATCAAGATAGCCGTACCACACATAGACAAGAAAAGCGGCCGTAATGAGAAACTTGTCGGCAAGGGGATCAAGGAACGCTCCAAGTCGGGTCGTCTCCCCGTATTTCCTGGCATGATAGCCATCATAGGCATCAGTCACCGAAGCAATGATGAAAACGACCACCCCGAAAAGCTTCATAAGAGGTGAAGAAAGCATCAGCAGATACACAAAAACAGGTACAAGCACAATGCGTAATATGGTCAACTGGTTCGGCAGTGTCATAGCATGAAAGGCAAATCTTATAAAAAATCATAGCAGGTTCAAAAAACAAAAAAACACCTGTCTGCGCACAAGATAACCCAAAGAGAGCGTTTTCTCAATCCACCCTCATAAGCTTTTTTGCCGCATGGACGAGCAGAGTGTTACAAGACATCGATGACCGTCACGCCGCTTCCCCCTTCAGACAACTCCCCAAGACGAAAATGCTCCACATGATTGTGGGTTTTCAGAAAATCCGCGATACGCATCCGCAGGGCGCCGGTTCCTTTACCATGAATGATCACAGCGCTCGACACCCTGTTCAGACGAAGTTTATCGATAAACCGGTCAATTTCCACAATCGCCTCATCGCCATTGAGGCCTCGAAGATCAAGACGCGTCGATTCAAGAACCGATGAACGGGAACTCCACCCTTTCGCTTTTGAACCCCGAACCTCTCGCTCAAGTTTTTTCGCCTGGGTTTTCGAGGTCTTCTCTACATGTTTCAGCGACGTCGACAGCCTGAACGTTCCGCACTGCACCACCACATCGTCGCGGTCAACCGATACCACCTCACCTGTCGTGTTGGTCGTCATCACACGAACCATATCACCCGGCCTGATCGTACGATCTTCATCAACATGCTCCTCCAATGATGCAACAGCCTTCACCTCCTCAGCCTCGGCCTGTTTCTTGCGCGCATGAAGTTTTTGCCTTGCAGATTCGACAGCGTGCGCATCAGGTGAGGCTTTAGCTTCCCGGACAATATCGCGAATCATTTTACGAGCATGCTCAACCTCCTTCTGCACCTCCCGCGAAACAGTCGCTTTCATCTCTTTCTGACGGCGCAGCAACGCAGCTTCAGAAAGAGCGATCTGCTGCTCCCGACACTCAAGCTGCCTGCGCTCCTCACCAAGACGCTCACGAAGCAAACGATTCTCCTCCAGAACCGTTTTCAGATCATCAAGCATCAGTTCAAACCCGGCGCTTTTGCGGCAAAGAAAACCGTTAGCCCGGTCGATAACCCCCCGGTCAAACCCAAGGCGCTGCATCATAGCAAAAGCAAAGCTGTTACCGGGAAGACCCTTGAGAAAACGAAACGACGGACTCAACGTCGCACGATCAAACTCCATAGCGCCGTTAACGGCGCCCTTCCGCTCATGAGCATAGACCTTCAATTCGCCAAGATGGGTCGTAATCACCGCCTTGCACTCCTTAAGAAGCAGCTCCTCGATCACCGCCCGGGCAATTGCGCTCCCCTCCTCGACATCGGTACCCGAGCAGAGTTCATCGATGAGCACAAGACTTCTTGCCGATGCCGAAGCGAGAATCAGACGAATTTGCTCAAGATGCGAACTGAAGGTTGAAAGATCGTTTTCAATCGACTGTTCGTCACCGATCCCTATAAAAATATCATCGAAAAGAGGAAACACAGAACTCTCGCTACAGGGAACAAGATAGCCGTGATGCAGCATACAACAGAGCAGACCAACCGTTTTCATCCCCACCGACTTTCCTCCTGCATTCGGCCCGGAAATCACGAGAACCTGCTCATCACCATCCAGCTCCATATCGAGAGGAAACACCTCTTCACCGCGAGCCCGGTGCGTCACCAGAAGCCATGGATGAAAACCACGAACAATCTTCAATCGCCGCCCGTCATCAAGCGCCGGCATGACTCCGGCCGTATCAACAGCAAAACGCGCCCTTGCGTAGATCGAATCAAATACAGCCATCACCGACTGGTTATGCTGCACATTATCCAGCTCCTCCCGGATCCTTGATGACATTTCCCTGAGAATCCGCTCAACCTCACGCCGCTCATCAAGCTCAAGATCCTGCAGACGATTGTTCAGCTCAAGCGTTTCAGCCGGTTCAACAAACACCGTCTGGCCGCTTTGCGAATAGTCCTGGATATAGCCCGGAAGCTTATACTTATACTCCACCCTGAGCCCGAGGACCAGACGACCGTTCTTCATAGCCACGGTATCCTCCATCAGCCAGTTGTTCTCCTGACAACGACGCAGAAGACGCTCCATCTTCCGTCGCAAAGTTTGACGACCCTCCCGCAGCTCACGCCGGATCATAAGCAAGCCGTCGCTGGCAGTATCACGCACCCTGGCCTCTTCATCAACAATCCCTTTGATCTCGAACTGAAGAGACTTTTCCATCCAGAGCTGCACCGTAAACTCATTGACCGCCGGATAGAGCGTTCGATTGCGGTACATGAACGTTCTGAGAGAAACCGACGCCTGCAGAAGATCATGGATATCAAGTAACTCCTCCGGTTCGAGATAGGTATCAAGCGTTTCCAGCTTCCGCACAAGCGATCTGGTATCAGGAAGCGCAGCAAAGGGCAGCGGCTGACCTTCGAGAAGAAAGTTTTTCAGCTCCATCACTCGTTCGAGCTCTCTGACAAGAGCCTCTCTGCAAAGGAGCGGCGAAGCAGCGGAAAGTTCATCGCGCCCCATATCCGACAAACACAACTGCGAAACGCAGTCTACTATTCTATCAAACTCAAGTCTCTTTTTCGTAAAACCATCCATGCCTGATACCGGTATTCATAATCATTGGGCCAACAACGCGAACAATGCGCGTCAACAATGCGCTAATTAACTCAAACAACCAGACACTTCAAAACATTCAGAGAGCAGCGACCAGGCGACACTGTTCTCCCGATTTATCATCCCGTAAACGCTCTTCTTCACTATTGGCCTTTTCACGGTAACTTTTTACCTTAAGCTACATATACGCAGGATCATGGGCGAAGCGGAAGAAAAATCGCAGAGAGCAACCC
Coding sequences:
- the dxs gene encoding 1-deoxy-D-xylulose-5-phosphate synthase, encoding MTKLPCFHETDAYRSLNTINSPEDLKRFKPSELQQIADECRSYLIDVIAENGGHFASSLGVVELTVAMHYVFDSPKDKFIWDVGHQAYIHKILTGRRDLMHTNRRFNGLAGFPKIHESRHDAFGTGHASTSISAAAGMAAARDLEGGNEKIIAVIGDGSMTGGMAFEAMNHLGDLKSDVLVILNDNQMAISPSTGGLRDYLINISLNKTYNKLRQFVWNSLSLINNDVGDAAKTAIHKIEDGIKASLTPGAFFEALGFRYFGPIDGHNMDQLVKAMKEMQALPHPKLLHVITKKGKGFLPAEQNQSAWHAHSGGFDRTTGESLKPSQKKSPPKYQEIFGEALTEIATNDRKIVGITAAMPSGTSLDIFQKAHPRRFYDVGIAEQHAVSFAAGLAAHGYKPVCAIYSTFLQRAYDQLIHDVALQNQHVIFAIDRAGLVGEDGPTHHGSFDLSYLHPVPNMVIMAPKDGQELRDMLYTALEHHHGPSAIRYPRGQAAAMELRKEFKAIAIGKGEIIREGNDIAILAIGSMVGHALQAAEILEAKGIDPLVANMRFVKPLDTQLLDTIASSHEKIVVIEENSVIGGLGSGIGDALQKKGMKNKVFKIGLPDQFVTHGSMNELYSMLGLDRNGLAETVIKIYNGSSNAVNDSAQTMIRTERLA
- a CDS encoding phosphatidylglycerophosphatase A family protein, with product MSAQRSPFAMKLFMARFFGSCGGLGFFPVAPGTVTSFVAAAVYFLLPSLATAEVLIPLIVVAFLVGLMVSPVMESLYGHDPSQVTIDEVAGQWVAFLFLPHTWVTVVLGFAAFRFFDIVKPEPVNSAQRLAGGWGIMTDDILAGIYANLSVRIIVWALSFTALELPL
- the pgsA gene encoding CDP-diacylglycerol--glycerol-3-phosphate 3-phosphatidyltransferase — encoded protein: MTLPNQLTILRIVLVPVFVYLLMLSSPLMKLFGVVVFIIASVTDAYDGYHARKYGETTRLGAFLDPLADKFLITAAFLVYVWYGYLDLWMVVLVALRDIVVTVLRVYAEWKDRPVVTSSEAKYKTLSQNIFAYVIMLFMLLAEPTFTGAAVASRMREVLFADYLDYIMLAITLFTVYTGVSYLLQNRKHLMEKTTS
- a CDS encoding endonuclease MutS2 encodes the protein MDGFTKKRLEFDRIVDCVSQLCLSDMGRDELSAASPLLCREALVRELERVMELKNFLLEGQPLPFAALPDTRSLVRKLETLDTYLEPEELLDIHDLLQASVSLRTFMYRNRTLYPAVNEFTVQLWMEKSLQFEIKGIVDEEARVRDTASDGLLMIRRELREGRQTLRRKMERLLRRCQENNWLMEDTVAMKNGRLVLGLRVEYKYKLPGYIQDYSQSGQTVFVEPAETLELNNRLQDLELDERREVERILREMSSRIREELDNVQHNQSVMAVFDSIYARARFAVDTAGVMPALDDGRRLKIVRGFHPWLLVTHRARGEEVFPLDMELDGDEQVLVISGPNAGGKSVGMKTVGLLCCMLHHGYLVPCSESSVFPLFDDIFIGIGDEQSIENDLSTFSSHLEQIRLILASASARSLVLIDELCSGTDVEEGSAIARAVIEELLLKECKAVITTHLGELKVYAHERKGAVNGAMEFDRATLSPSFRFLKGLPGNSFAFAMMQRLGFDRGVIDRANGFLCRKSAGFELMLDDLKTVLEENRLLRERLGEERRQLECREQQIALSEAALLRRQKEMKATVSREVQKEVEHARKMIRDIVREAKASPDAHAVESARQKLHARKKQAEAEEVKAVASLEEHVDEDRTIRPGDMVRVMTTNTTGEVVSVDRDDVVVQCGTFRLSTSLKHVEKTSKTQAKKLEREVRGSKAKGWSSRSSVLESTRLDLRGLNGDEAIVEIDRFIDKLRLNRVSSAVIIHGKGTGALRMRIADFLKTHNHVEHFRLGELSEGGSGVTVIDVL